One Vibrio gazogenes genomic region harbors:
- a CDS encoding YceI family protein — MRKTLLATGLALTTTLSFGATAADYVIDTEGGHASINFTVSHLGYSYIQGRFNRFDGTFSYDPQDIKASKVEVKVDTTSLDSNHAERDKHLRGGEFIDAGKYSTATFKSTSIDDQGDGEFTINGNLTLHGQTKPISIDAELIGAGPDPWGGERAGFEGTTTLQLSDFGIKAMDMVETVDMQLYVEGIKK, encoded by the coding sequence ATGAGAAAGACATTACTAGCAACAGGGTTGGCACTAACGACAACTTTATCTTTTGGTGCAACTGCTGCCGATTATGTTATCGACACAGAAGGCGGTCACGCGTCGATTAACTTTACCGTGAGCCATCTGGGGTACAGCTATATTCAGGGACGCTTCAATCGTTTTGACGGCACATTCTCTTATGATCCGCAGGATATCAAGGCATCAAAGGTTGAGGTTAAGGTTGATACAACGTCTCTGGATTCAAACCACGCAGAGCGAGATAAGCACCTTCGTGGCGGGGAATTTATTGACGCAGGTAAATATTCAACAGCAACGTTCAAAAGCACCAGTATTGATGATCAGGGCGATGGTGAATTTACGATCAATGGTAATTTGACGCTGCATGGACAAACGAAGCCAATCAGTATCGATGCAGAACTCATCGGCGCAGGCCCTGATCCATGGGGAGGCGAGCGTGCTGGTTTTGAAGGGACGACGACACTACAGTTATCTGACTTTGGTATCAAAGCAATGGATATGGTTGAAACCGTCGATATGCAGCTTTATGTTGAAGGGATTAAAAAGTAA
- a CDS encoding ABC transporter permease has translation MALIKMNPMNAERWQRFKKSKRGYWSLWAFSLLFLISLFAEFIANDKPLFISYDHHWYFPIMYVYPETQFGGEFPTEADYTDPYVDGLIREKGMIVWPLIRFSYDTINFNIDSGSVPSSPDAVNWLGTDDKGRDVLARIIYGFRISVLFGFVLTLVSSVIGVGVGAIQGYYGGWIDLFGQRFIEVWSGMPTLFLLIILSSFVEPNFWWLLGIMVLFSWMSLVGVVRAEFLRCRNFDYVRAAQAMGVSDHQIMRRHMLPNAMVASLTMMPFILSGSVTTLTSLDFLGFGLPVGSPSLGELLAQGKANLQAPWLGISAFVVLSLMLTLLVFIGEAVRDAFDPHQYGKRT, from the coding sequence ATGGCGTTGATTAAGATGAACCCAATGAATGCCGAGCGCTGGCAACGCTTCAAAAAAAGCAAACGGGGTTACTGGTCACTTTGGGCTTTCAGTCTCCTGTTTCTGATCAGTTTGTTTGCTGAATTCATTGCTAATGATAAGCCACTTTTCATCTCCTATGACCATCATTGGTATTTCCCGATCATGTATGTGTACCCTGAAACTCAGTTTGGTGGCGAGTTTCCGACGGAAGCCGATTATACCGATCCGTATGTTGATGGATTGATTCGCGAAAAAGGCATGATTGTCTGGCCATTGATTCGATTTAGCTACGATACCATCAATTTTAATATTGACAGTGGCAGCGTTCCGTCGTCGCCGGATGCGGTTAACTGGCTCGGAACAGACGATAAGGGACGGGATGTTTTAGCCCGGATTATCTATGGGTTCCGTATTTCGGTCTTATTTGGGTTTGTACTCACGCTGGTTTCTTCTGTGATTGGTGTTGGGGTTGGCGCGATTCAGGGTTATTACGGCGGATGGATTGATCTATTCGGCCAGCGTTTTATTGAAGTTTGGTCAGGCATGCCAACGTTGTTCTTGCTCATTATTCTGTCTAGTTTTGTTGAACCGAATTTCTGGTGGTTACTGGGGATTATGGTGTTGTTCAGTTGGATGAGTCTGGTTGGTGTTGTACGGGCTGAATTTTTGCGGTGTCGTAATTTTGATTATGTCAGAGCAGCACAGGCGATGGGGGTCTCCGATCATCAAATTATGCGACGCCATATGTTGCCGAATGCGATGGTGGCATCATTGACCATGATGCCATTTATCCTTTCCGGTTCGGTGACGACATTAACGTCACTGGATTTTCTGGGGTTCGGTCTGCCGGTCGGGTCACCGTCACTCGGAGAACTGCTGGCACAAGGAAAAGCGAATCTTCAAGCGCCTTGGTTAGGGATATCCGCTTTTGTGGTTTTATCGTTGATGCTGACTTTGCTGGTGTTTATCGGTGAAGCTGTGCGAGATGCATTCGATCCACATCAATACGGGAAACGCACATGA
- a CDS encoding LysR substrate-binding domain-containing protein → MRYTLKQIAVFDAIAEYGSVSQAADYLSLTQSATSMSLSQLEKILGRSLFERQGKQMRLTHWGEWLRPRARRLLQDARQIETGFFDLQRISGDLTLCASQTPAEHLLPELISLLDHRYPDVRIKVSVKSSHNVIEDVLNYRSDLGIIEGRCDDHRLCQEIWCSDQLMIVAAPDHPYASLPSVSFELLAQARWVLREPGSGTRMVFESAIHPYVAQLDVWREYDFVPLLCSLTAHSDYLTCLPYLEVKPLIEANQLVALNVPELKMDRSLSFIWRANVGEHPLIDCIRATGLNMVEGRSLLR, encoded by the coding sequence GTGAGATATACATTAAAACAGATCGCTGTCTTTGACGCGATTGCTGAATACGGCAGTGTCAGTCAGGCTGCGGATTACTTGTCTCTGACACAGTCTGCAACCAGTATGTCTTTGTCACAACTGGAAAAAATCCTGGGGCGCTCATTATTCGAGCGACAGGGTAAACAGATGCGACTGACTCACTGGGGAGAATGGCTGCGTCCACGTGCAAGGCGTTTGCTGCAAGATGCCCGACAAATTGAGACCGGTTTTTTTGATTTACAGCGGATCAGTGGTGATCTGACGCTGTGTGCCAGTCAGACACCAGCCGAACATTTACTTCCGGAACTGATCAGTCTGTTGGATCATCGTTACCCCGATGTGCGGATCAAAGTCAGTGTCAAAAGTTCACATAATGTCATTGAAGATGTTCTGAATTACCGCAGTGATTTAGGTATTATCGAAGGGCGTTGTGATGATCACCGACTCTGTCAGGAGATTTGGTGTAGTGATCAACTGATGATTGTTGCCGCTCCCGATCATCCGTATGCGAGCCTACCTTCGGTCAGTTTCGAGTTACTTGCGCAAGCACGCTGGGTGTTAAGAGAACCCGGATCGGGGACCCGGATGGTGTTTGAAAGTGCTATCCATCCTTATGTTGCTCAGTTGGACGTCTGGCGTGAGTACGATTTTGTACCGCTCCTGTGCAGCCTGACAGCACATTCAGATTATTTGACCTGCTTGCCGTATCTCGAAGTCAAACCGTTAATTGAAGCAAACCAGTTAGTTGCCTTGAATGTACCTGAATTAAAGATGGATCGGAGTTTGTCTTTTATCTGGCGAGCCAATGTAGGTGAACATCCATTAATCGACTGTATCAGAGCAACCGGCCTGAACATGGTCGAAGGCCGGTCTCTTCTGCGATAA
- a CDS encoding extracellular solute-binding protein, with protein sequence MGKVGLALLSCGLMLFSMASFGKVIETTRLVGYGQAKYPENFKHFDYVNPNAPKYGKVTYGQIGTFDNFNRYASRGVPAVASGELYDSLMFSPSDEIDTYYPLIATKIRYSDDYLWLEADLNPKARFHDGQPITAHDVAFSFNKMSTEGVPQFRVYYKDVKAVIALNDRTVRFEMSQPNREKLFSIVETLPVLPAHFWKDKNFAEPLATPPVGSGAYKIIDYKMGQSITYGLVDDYWARDLPVNVGRNNFKVVQYDYYRDDTVMLEAFKSGEFDFRQETSAKQWVTAYKGVNFDNGHIIKEEIPHQKPAPAKGFVFNTSRPVFQDRRVREALTYALDFQWMNQHMFYNQYTRTRSYFQNTEFEAKGLPSEAELAILNPLKDQIPPRVFTQTYQPPITDGSGQIRAQMRQAFRLLKAAGWQIQDGIMTNMKSGQPFTFELLIYNPTDERIAIPLQKNLKRMGITMNIRTVDTTQYTKRLRDRDFDMISRGYSANAYPSPDLMIVWNSGFINSTYNQAGVSDPAVDKLTEAIAANQHDAQKLVALGRAFDRVLQWNFYMIPQWYISTYHVAMWDKFERPKVIPKYSLGVDSWWISAAKEQALASGKSH encoded by the coding sequence ATGGGTAAAGTAGGACTGGCTTTATTGAGTTGTGGCTTGATGTTATTCAGTATGGCCAGTTTTGGCAAAGTTATTGAAACGACCCGTTTGGTTGGATATGGTCAGGCGAAATATCCCGAGAATTTCAAGCACTTCGATTATGTCAATCCGAACGCCCCGAAATATGGCAAAGTCACTTATGGTCAAATCGGGACGTTCGATAATTTTAATCGTTATGCTTCGCGGGGTGTTCCGGCGGTTGCCAGTGGAGAGCTATACGATAGCTTAATGTTTTCTCCCAGTGATGAAATCGACACCTATTACCCGTTAATTGCGACCAAAATTCGTTATTCGGATGATTACCTTTGGCTTGAAGCCGACTTGAATCCGAAGGCCCGTTTTCATGATGGGCAGCCGATTACAGCCCATGATGTTGCATTTAGTTTTAACAAGATGAGCACCGAAGGTGTGCCTCAATTCCGCGTTTATTATAAAGATGTCAAAGCGGTAATAGCCCTCAATGATCGGACCGTTCGGTTTGAAATGTCACAACCGAATCGGGAGAAATTGTTCAGCATTGTTGAAACGCTTCCGGTTTTACCCGCACATTTCTGGAAAGATAAGAACTTTGCCGAGCCGTTGGCGACGCCACCGGTCGGTAGTGGGGCGTACAAAATCATCGATTATAAAATGGGACAGAGTATTACTTACGGTTTGGTTGATGACTATTGGGCGCGTGACTTACCGGTGAATGTCGGACGGAACAACTTTAAGGTGGTTCAGTACGATTACTACCGGGATGATACGGTCATGTTGGAGGCGTTCAAATCAGGTGAATTTGACTTTCGCCAGGAAACCAGTGCCAAACAGTGGGTAACCGCATATAAAGGCGTGAATTTCGACAATGGTCATATTATCAAAGAAGAAATTCCGCATCAGAAACCGGCACCGGCAAAAGGGTTTGTCTTCAATACCTCGCGACCTGTGTTTCAAGACCGACGCGTCAGAGAAGCGTTGACATATGCACTGGATTTTCAGTGGATGAATCAACATATGTTCTATAACCAATATACGCGGACGAGAAGTTATTTTCAGAATACTGAATTTGAAGCGAAAGGACTGCCGTCTGAAGCCGAGTTGGCAATTCTGAATCCATTGAAAGATCAGATCCCGCCACGGGTCTTTACCCAAACATATCAGCCGCCGATAACGGATGGTTCCGGACAGATTCGGGCTCAGATGCGTCAAGCTTTCAGGTTGCTTAAAGCGGCCGGGTGGCAGATCCAAGACGGCATCATGACCAATATGAAAAGTGGTCAGCCATTCACATTTGAATTGCTAATTTATAATCCAACCGATGAACGTATTGCGATTCCTTTGCAGAAGAATTTAAAGCGGATGGGAATTACCATGAACATCCGTACCGTGGATACGACCCAGTACACCAAACGTCTCCGTGACAGAGACTTTGATATGATTTCAAGAGGGTATAGTGCGAACGCTTATCCGTCGCCGGATTTGATGATCGTTTGGAATTCCGGTTTTATCAACTCAACGTACAATCAGGCGGGTGTCTCCGATCCGGCAGTGGATAAACTCACGGAAGCAATTGCAGCGAATCAGCATGATGCACAAAAGCTGGTCGCATTAGGGCGTGCATTTGATCGGGTATTGCAGTGGAATTTTTACATGATTCCTCAATGGTATATCAGCACCTACCATGTCGCGATGTGGGATAAGTTCGAACGCCCGAAAGTGATACCCAAATACTCGCTCGGTGTAGATAGCTGGTGGATTTCAGCAGCGAAAGAACAGGCGTTGGCAAGCGGTAAAAGCCATTAG
- a CDS encoding glyceraldehyde-3-phosphate dehydrogenase: protein MSPEKHQLDWHAGQTIAESMSPLIGQLYRSRGVEIILFGKTLINAATIEIIKTHRIARRYIGSPLDLQQTLPILQQLAALELSPSRIDIGQLAHRYWQTHNDESGLKDYLQTSLHDALNSTPKAAQKDVVLYGFGRIGRLLARLLIEKSGPGYPLRLRAIVVRGGKDGDLEKRASLLRRDSVHGLFNGSITVDHERKAIIANGNYIQVIYANQPQDIDYTDYGIHDALIVDNTGVWRDQEGLSQHLQCQGTAKVLLTAPGKGEMKNIVFGVNESTIQPDDIIISAASCTTNAITPVLKAVHEQYGILSGHIETVHSFTNDQNLIDNFHPGERRGRSASLNMVLTSTGAAKAVAKALPELAGKLTGNAIRVPTPNVSMAVANLNLAVETDKETLNHYLRDIALNSPLAPQIDYTESTEIVSTDLVGSRYAGVIDGAATIAQDSRCVLYIWYDNEFGYSGQVIHCMEQMMGVRYKTYPAQ from the coding sequence ATGAGCCCAGAGAAACATCAACTCGACTGGCACGCTGGCCAAACGATCGCGGAATCCATGTCTCCCCTTATCGGGCAGCTATACCGGAGCCGCGGGGTTGAAATCATTTTATTCGGTAAAACGCTGATCAACGCAGCAACGATTGAAATTATTAAAACACATCGAATCGCCCGTCGCTATATTGGTTCTCCCCTCGATTTACAACAAACACTCCCTATTTTACAACAACTTGCAGCGCTCGAACTCAGTCCGAGCCGTATCGATATCGGCCAACTCGCTCATCGATACTGGCAAACCCACAATGATGAATCGGGTCTGAAGGACTATTTACAAACATCACTGCACGATGCTTTGAATAGCACACCTAAAGCCGCCCAAAAAGATGTCGTGCTTTATGGATTCGGGCGAATTGGTCGTTTACTGGCACGCCTGCTGATCGAAAAAAGTGGCCCCGGTTATCCGTTACGTTTACGGGCGATTGTGGTGCGCGGTGGAAAAGACGGAGATTTGGAGAAACGAGCCAGCTTATTACGTCGTGACTCGGTTCATGGCCTGTTCAACGGCAGTATTACCGTTGATCATGAGCGTAAAGCGATCATTGCCAATGGCAACTATATTCAGGTGATTTATGCCAACCAGCCTCAAGACATCGACTATACCGATTATGGGATTCATGATGCACTCATTGTCGATAATACGGGGGTCTGGCGTGATCAAGAAGGTTTAAGTCAGCATTTGCAATGTCAAGGCACAGCCAAAGTACTTCTGACAGCGCCGGGCAAAGGTGAGATGAAGAATATTGTTTTCGGGGTCAACGAATCGACGATTCAGCCTGATGACATCATCATTTCTGCTGCAAGCTGTACAACCAATGCCATTACGCCGGTATTAAAAGCCGTTCATGAACAGTATGGGATTTTATCGGGTCACATTGAAACCGTTCATTCATTTACCAACGATCAAAACTTGATTGATAACTTTCACCCTGGTGAACGTCGTGGAAGAAGTGCTTCACTCAATATGGTTCTGACTTCAACCGGTGCGGCTAAAGCGGTTGCAAAAGCACTACCGGAACTTGCCGGGAAACTCACGGGTAATGCGATCCGAGTGCCAACCCCGAACGTATCGATGGCCGTTGCCAATCTGAATCTGGCAGTTGAGACTGACAAAGAAACACTGAATCACTACTTGCGAGATATCGCGCTGAATTCACCGCTGGCACCACAAATTGATTACACCGAATCCACTGAAATTGTTTCAACGGATTTAGTCGGTTCGCGCTATGCCGGAGTCATCGATGGTGCAGCAACAATTGCTCAGGATTCTCGCTGTGTCTTGTATATCTGGTATGACAATGAATTTGGCTACAGTGGTCAGGTGATTCACTGTATGGAACAGATGATGGGCGTTCGTTACAAAACGTATCCGGCTCAATAA
- a CDS encoding microcin C ABC transporter permease YejB, translating into MAAYIFRRLLLVIPTLWAIITINFFIIQIAPGGPVEQAIAQMQGLGSGVMDRLTGGHHDASLSDEKAEHSGYKGSRGLDPEVVAEIRRQFGFDKPLLERYVEMLKNYATFNFGQSLFKGGDVITLIKERLPVSISLGLWSTLIIYLISIPLGIMKAIRHGSRFDLWSSAMIIIGYAIPGFLFAILLIIVFASGNYFDWFPLRGLVSDNFEQLTWYQQIGDYFWHLTLPILAMVIGGFATLTMLTKNSFLDEINKQYVVTARAKGLDERSILYQHVFRNAMLIIIAGFPSAFISIFFTGSMLIEVMFSLNGIGLLGFESTIQRDYPVVFSSLYIMTLLGLVLGIISDLTYTWVDPRIDFEAR; encoded by the coding sequence ATGGCTGCATATATATTCCGTCGGTTGTTGTTAGTGATCCCGACGTTGTGGGCAATTATTACGATTAATTTTTTTATTATCCAAATTGCACCCGGTGGGCCTGTGGAGCAGGCGATTGCGCAAATGCAGGGACTCGGTTCAGGGGTGATGGATCGGCTCACAGGTGGTCATCATGATGCCTCTCTTTCAGACGAAAAAGCAGAGCACTCAGGATATAAAGGCTCAAGAGGGCTCGATCCCGAAGTGGTTGCCGAGATTCGACGGCAGTTCGGCTTTGATAAGCCGCTGTTGGAGCGGTATGTCGAGATGCTAAAAAACTATGCCACGTTCAACTTTGGCCAAAGCCTGTTCAAAGGTGGAGATGTCATCACACTGATCAAGGAGCGGTTGCCGGTTTCTATCTCGTTGGGCTTGTGGAGTACCTTAATTATCTACCTCATTTCGATCCCGCTTGGGATTATGAAAGCGATCCGCCATGGTTCCCGCTTTGATCTTTGGTCCAGTGCCATGATTATTATCGGTTATGCGATCCCCGGTTTTCTGTTTGCGATTCTGTTGATCATTGTCTTTGCCAGTGGCAACTATTTCGACTGGTTTCCACTGCGCGGGCTGGTCTCGGACAATTTTGAACAACTGACATGGTATCAGCAAATTGGTGATTACTTTTGGCATTTGACTTTGCCGATTCTGGCGATGGTGATCGGTGGATTTGCGACATTGACCATGCTGACGAAGAACTCATTTCTCGATGAGATTAATAAACAGTATGTGGTCACGGCTCGGGCAAAAGGGTTGGATGAGCGCAGTATTCTGTATCAGCATGTGTTTCGGAATGCGATGTTGATTATTATTGCCGGTTTTCCCAGTGCGTTTATCAGTATTTTCTTTACCGGTTCTATGTTGATTGAAGTCATGTTCTCACTCAACGGCATTGGCTTACTGGGGTTTGAATCGACAATCCAGCGGGATTATCCGGTGGTATTCAGTTCTCTTTATATTATGACTTTGTTGGGGTTAGTGTTGGGCATTATTTCAGACTTGACGTATACCTGGGTTGACCCGCGTATTGATTTTGAGGCCCGTTGA
- a CDS encoding ABC transporter ATP-binding protein: protein MSQDVLSLKNLSIGFRRQDHAEQERIEQVTHQVSFSIRKGETLALVGESGSGKSVTANAILKLLPLHVAHYCEGEILFDGVNTLTCSARQLRGIRGGRIGMIFQEPMVSLNPLHKVGRQLVETLTIHRGTRTRQAEAIALNWLEKVGIREPATKINAYPHELSGGERQRVMIAMALINEPELLIADEPTTALDVSVQAQILDLLKALQQELGMAMLFITHDLSIVRRIADRVAVMQQGRLVETSEAQQLFTAPQHPYTHQLIHAEPRGKPVAVSEHAPTLLQVQDLKVWFALKGGLLKRTISHVKAVTDMQFNLREGHSIGLVGESGSGKSTTGLAILKLLHSEGSIRFRETELQSLDRQGMLPFRHQMQVVFQDPFSALNPRMSVAQVIGEGLRVHQRLSDAEIDQQICDVMREVGLEPHSRYRYPNEFSGGQRQRIAIARALILQPRFILLDEPTSSLDRTVQAQVLDLLKMLQEKHGLTYLFISHDLNVVKSLCHYTIVMRQGKIIEQGETETLFTDPQHEYTQELVALSSFS from the coding sequence ATGAGTCAGGATGTATTGAGTTTAAAGAACCTGTCGATTGGCTTTCGTCGTCAAGATCATGCCGAACAAGAGCGTATTGAACAAGTGACGCATCAGGTCAGTTTCTCTATCCGTAAGGGGGAAACGCTTGCACTGGTCGGCGAAAGTGGCTCCGGAAAGTCGGTGACAGCCAATGCGATTCTGAAGTTGCTGCCACTTCATGTGGCACACTACTGCGAAGGTGAAATCCTTTTTGACGGCGTCAATACGTTAACCTGTTCTGCCCGTCAATTACGCGGGATCCGCGGCGGACGGATCGGCATGATTTTTCAAGAACCGATGGTGTCACTGAACCCGCTCCATAAAGTTGGCAGACAGTTGGTAGAAACACTGACGATTCATCGGGGAACCCGAACTCGTCAAGCTGAAGCGATAGCATTGAACTGGTTAGAAAAGGTTGGCATTCGTGAACCGGCAACGAAAATTAATGCTTATCCGCATGAACTTTCAGGTGGTGAGCGCCAGCGGGTGATGATTGCGATGGCATTGATCAATGAGCCGGAACTGTTGATTGCCGATGAGCCGACCACCGCATTGGATGTATCGGTGCAAGCCCAGATCCTTGACCTATTGAAAGCGCTCCAACAAGAGCTGGGAATGGCCATGCTGTTCATTACGCATGATCTGAGTATTGTCCGGCGGATCGCTGATCGGGTTGCCGTGATGCAACAGGGACGTCTGGTTGAAACCAGTGAAGCACAACAGTTGTTTACCGCGCCGCAACACCCTTATACCCATCAGTTAATTCATGCCGAGCCCAGAGGAAAACCGGTTGCCGTTTCCGAGCACGCGCCAACATTGCTTCAGGTTCAAGATTTGAAAGTTTGGTTTGCGCTGAAAGGCGGCTTACTGAAGCGCACGATCAGTCATGTGAAAGCGGTCACGGATATGCAGTTCAATCTGCGTGAAGGTCACTCAATTGGCTTAGTCGGAGAGAGTGGCTCCGGCAAGTCAACGACCGGACTAGCCATTCTCAAATTACTTCATTCCGAGGGTTCGATTCGCTTTCGGGAGACTGAATTACAGTCACTGGATCGTCAGGGAATGTTGCCTTTCCGTCACCAGATGCAAGTGGTATTTCAAGACCCATTCTCGGCACTCAACCCAAGAATGTCCGTCGCTCAGGTGATTGGTGAAGGGTTGCGAGTCCATCAGCGCTTGAGTGATGCAGAGATCGATCAGCAAATTTGCGACGTGATGCGCGAAGTCGGACTTGAACCACACAGTCGTTACCGTTATCCCAATGAGTTTTCCGGTGGTCAACGGCAGCGGATTGCGATCGCTCGGGCATTGATCTTACAACCTCGGTTTATTCTACTGGATGAACCGACATCCTCGCTTGACCGAACCGTTCAGGCGCAGGTGTTGGATTTGCTAAAAATGTTGCAGGAAAAGCACGGTTTAACTTACTTATTTATCAGTCATGATCTGAATGTAGTGAAGTCCTTGTGTCATTACACCATTGTGATGCGTCAGGGGAAAATAATTGAACAGGGAGAAACAGAAACACTCTTTACCGACCCGCAACATGAATACACCCAAGAGCTGGTCGCTTTATCCTCATTCTCATGA
- a CDS encoding cytochrome b, whose product MSTDVKNYNLVARCIHWLSAIVIVGMFAVGIWMVDLSYYSTWYHEAPFLHKSVGILLALLTIFRVIWKASTVSPKVTGSRFEKIASKAVHHTMYLDLFIIFISGYLISTEDGRGIDVFNWFTIPGAGALFEGQADLAGVVHEIAAWTLIIMVVLHVLAALQHHFISKDDTLRKMIGASKS is encoded by the coding sequence ATGAGCACTGATGTTAAAAACTATAATCTTGTCGCTAGGTGCATACACTGGCTATCGGCAATTGTGATTGTGGGTATGTTTGCTGTTGGTATTTGGATGGTTGATCTGTCTTACTACAGCACTTGGTATCACGAGGCACCTTTTTTACATAAATCTGTCGGGATACTTTTGGCACTTTTGACTATTTTCCGAGTGATTTGGAAGGCCTCAACCGTCTCACCAAAAGTGACAGGGTCTCGTTTTGAGAAAATTGCATCGAAAGCTGTTCATCATACGATGTATCTTGATTTATTTATCATTTTTATCTCCGGTTATCTGATTTCTACAGAAGATGGCCGAGGCATTGATGTATTTAATTGGTTTACCATTCCCGGCGCTGGCGCACTGTTTGAAGGGCAGGCGGATCTGGCTGGGGTTGTTCACGAAATCGCAGCTTGGACATTGATCATTATGGTTGTACTGCATGTCTTGGCAGCCCTACAACATCACTTTATTTCCAAAGATGATACGTTACGAAAAATGATAGGAGCATCTAAATCATGA